In Gouania willdenowi chromosome 15, fGouWil2.1, whole genome shotgun sequence, one DNA window encodes the following:
- the hectd2 gene encoding probable E3 ubiquitin-protein ligase HECTD2 isoform X1 translates to MDRERLPPIYSSAGLGRGAKQPFPTLGTFLSTLSHRRDAGGRGLGSTFMGTSGIRHGGELPPISCGVRQKQRVSIDTLPPEVRAPFPSEPIIPLRTKTSREFLEDMERAIQSSDWREVRDFYLTTFDSFIEINAAFKREANTSFNTTEDSGVNAKFLNVVYDALLNTPQDIQKSVLKGIINSLLREWKGPRTKDDLRAYFILVQNPQYSSTSTFVIFAHLLRQISALCEADHHFLVHWLKKLSPRRFRTLVERLLQFISTRLFPAEPDDLPPLSKCSWWIPSATKVLSLFNAANSVSSPPIMPFTDFYNITLEHMDFMEEYRTWQNYGNSSRFSFCQFPFILSAVVKKAIIQKDSEQQMISQARLSLVTKVCRRQRVDMNLLFLNIKVRRAQLLSDSLDELTRKRCDLKKKLRVTFVGEAGLDMGGLTKEWFLLLVRQIFHTDYGMFTYMKDSHCHWFSSWKCDNYSEFTLVGTLMGLAVYNCIALDIHFPLYCYRKLLAPPTVPCDQNTLVGMATPTLDDLQQIMPDLSRGLSELLSYEGNVEEDFYISFQVSQEEMGVVKSYNLKPGGDKIPVTKHNRKEFVQLYVDFLLNKSIYKQFAAFYHGFHSVCASDALMLLRPEEVEMLVCGSPDLDMNSLQKVAQYEGFTKTDVTVRCFWDVVLVFPPELQKKLLHFTTGSDRVPVGGLTELNFKISRIDVPTDWLPISHTCFNQICLPPYRTRKELKHKLTIAISNAEGFGLE, encoded by the exons ATGGACAGAGAGCGGCTCCCACCCATCTACAGCTCAGCG GGTTTGGGACGAGGGGCGAAGCAGCCTTTTCCAACTCTAGGAACCTTCTTATCTACGCTGAGCCACAGGAGGGACgcaggtgggcggggcttaggcAGCACCTTCATGGGAACGTCAGGAATCAGACATG GGGGCGAGCTTCCTCCAATCAGCTGTGGCGTTCGTCAGAAGCAGCGTGTGTCCATCGATACGTTGCCTCCAGAGGTCAGAGCTCCGTTTCCCTCTGAGCCCATCATTCCTCTGAGGACCAAAACCAGCAGGGAGTTCCt agaggACATGGAGCGTGCCATCCAATCATCTGACTGGAGGGAGGTCAGGGACTTTTATCTGACCACCTTTGACTCGTTTATAGAAATCAACGCCGCCTTCAAG CGAGAGGCCAACACATCCTTTAACACTACGGAGGACTCGGGGGTTAACGCCAAGTTCCTCAACGTTGTTTATGACGCGCTGCTCAACACG CCTCAGGACATTCAGAAGTCTGTGCTGAAAGGAATCATCAACAGTCTGCTGAGGGAGTGGAAAGG GCCGCGCACTAAGGACGACCTGCGAGCATACTTCATTCTGGTTCAG AACCCTCAGTATTCCAGCACCAGTACGTTTGTGATCTTTGCTCACCTGCTGAGGCAGATCTCTGCTCTGTGTGAGGCCGATCATCACTTCCTGGTTCACTGGCTCAAGAA gctGTCCCCGCGGCGCTTCAGGACCCTGGTAGAGCGCCTCCTACAGTTCATTTCCACGCGGCTGTTCCCAGCAGAGCCTGATGACCTCCCCCCGCTGTCCAAGTGCTCCTGGTGGATCCCCTCAGCCACTAAGGTCCTCAGCCTGTTCA ATGCAGCCAACAGCGTGTCATCTCCTCCCATAATGCCGTTCACCGACTTCTACAACATCACCCTGGAGCACATGGACTTCATGGAGGAGTACCGGACCTGGCAGAACTACGGCAACTCCAGCAG gttCTCCTTCTGCCAGTTTCCCTTCATCCTGTCGGCGGTGGTGAAGAAAGCCATTATTCAAAAAGACTCGGAGCAGCAGATGATCAGCCAGGCCAGG ctgAGCCTGGTCACTAAGGTCTGTCGCAGGCAGAGGGTGGACATGAACCTGCTGTTCCTAAACATCAAAGTGAGACGAGCTCAGCTGCTCAGTGACTCATTGGACGAG CTGACGAGGAAACGCTGTGATCTGAAGAAGAAGCTGCGTGTGACCTTTGTCGGGGAGGCGGGGCTTGACATGGGCGGTCTGACCAAGGAGTGGTTCCTGCTGCTGGTGCGGCAAATATTTCATACAGACTACG gtatGTTCACCTACATGAAGGACTCTCACTGCCACTGGTTCAGCAGCTGGAAATGTGACAACTACTCTGAGTTTACACTGGTGGGAACT CTCATGGGTCTGGCCGTCTATAACTGCATTGCTCTGGACATCCACTTCCCTCTCTACTGCTACAG GAAGCTCCTGGCTCCTCCCACTGTGCCATGTGACCAAAACACCTTGGTGGGAATGGCCACGCCCACTCTGGACGACCTGCAGCAGATCATGCCT gacttGTCCCGTGGTCTGTCTGAGCTGCTGAGCTATGAGGGAAACGTGGAGGAGGATTTCTACATCAGCTTCCAG GTGTCTCAGGAGGAAATGGGTGTGGTCAAGTCTTACAACCTCAAACCTGGAGGAGACAAAATCCCGGTGACCAAACACAACAGGaagg AGTTTGTTCAGCTCTACGTTGACTTCCTGCTCAATAAATCCATTTATAAACAGTTTGCTGCTTTCTACCACGGCTTCCACAGCGTGTGTGCGTCTGACGCCCTcatg ttgttgcGTCCTGAGGAGGTGGAGATGTTGGTGTGTGGTAGTCCTGACCTGGACATGAATTCTCTTCAGAAAGTTGCTCAGTACGAAGGATTCACAAAGACTGACGTGACCGTACG GTGTTTCTGGGACGTGGTGCTGGTTTTTCCTCCAGAGCTGCAGAAGAAACTCCTTCATTTCACCACAGGAAGTGATCGCGTTCCTGTCGGAGGATTAACTGAACTCAACTTTAAAATATCCAGGATCGACGTTCCTACAGACTG gttGCCCATCTCTCACACCTGCTTCAATCAGATCTGTTTACCTCCGTATCGAACACGGAAAGAgttaaaacacaaactgaccATCGCCATTTCTAACGCAGAGGGATTTGGACtggagtga
- the hectd2 gene encoding probable E3 ubiquitin-protein ligase HECTD2 isoform X3 — protein MERAIQSSDWREVRDFYLTTFDSFIEINAAFKREANTSFNTTEDSGVNAKFLNVVYDALLNTPQDIQKSVLKGIINSLLREWKGPRTKDDLRAYFILVQNPQYSSTSTFVIFAHLLRQISALCEADHHFLVHWLKKLSPRRFRTLVERLLQFISTRLFPAEPDDLPPLSKCSWWIPSATKVLSLFNAANSVSSPPIMPFTDFYNITLEHMDFMEEYRTWQNYGNSSRFSFCQFPFILSAVVKKAIIQKDSEQQMISQARLSLVTKVCRRQRVDMNLLFLNIKVRRAQLLSDSLDELTRKRCDLKKKLRVTFVGEAGLDMGGLTKEWFLLLVRQIFHTDYGMFTYMKDSHCHWFSSWKCDNYSEFTLVGTLMGLAVYNCIALDIHFPLYCYRKLLAPPTVPCDQNTLVGMATPTLDDLQQIMPDLSRGLSELLSYEGNVEEDFYISFQVSQEEMGVVKSYNLKPGGDKIPVTKHNRKEFVQLYVDFLLNKSIYKQFAAFYHGFHSVCASDALMLLRPEEVEMLVCGSPDLDMNSLQKVAQYEGFTKTDVTVRCFWDVVLVFPPELQKKLLHFTTGSDRVPVGGLTELNFKISRIDVPTDWLPISHTCFNQICLPPYRTRKELKHKLTIAISNAEGFGLE, from the exons ATGGAGCGTGCCATCCAATCATCTGACTGGAGGGAGGTCAGGGACTTTTATCTGACCACCTTTGACTCGTTTATAGAAATCAACGCCGCCTTCAAG CGAGAGGCCAACACATCCTTTAACACTACGGAGGACTCGGGGGTTAACGCCAAGTTCCTCAACGTTGTTTATGACGCGCTGCTCAACACG CCTCAGGACATTCAGAAGTCTGTGCTGAAAGGAATCATCAACAGTCTGCTGAGGGAGTGGAAAGG GCCGCGCACTAAGGACGACCTGCGAGCATACTTCATTCTGGTTCAG AACCCTCAGTATTCCAGCACCAGTACGTTTGTGATCTTTGCTCACCTGCTGAGGCAGATCTCTGCTCTGTGTGAGGCCGATCATCACTTCCTGGTTCACTGGCTCAAGAA gctGTCCCCGCGGCGCTTCAGGACCCTGGTAGAGCGCCTCCTACAGTTCATTTCCACGCGGCTGTTCCCAGCAGAGCCTGATGACCTCCCCCCGCTGTCCAAGTGCTCCTGGTGGATCCCCTCAGCCACTAAGGTCCTCAGCCTGTTCA ATGCAGCCAACAGCGTGTCATCTCCTCCCATAATGCCGTTCACCGACTTCTACAACATCACCCTGGAGCACATGGACTTCATGGAGGAGTACCGGACCTGGCAGAACTACGGCAACTCCAGCAG gttCTCCTTCTGCCAGTTTCCCTTCATCCTGTCGGCGGTGGTGAAGAAAGCCATTATTCAAAAAGACTCGGAGCAGCAGATGATCAGCCAGGCCAGG ctgAGCCTGGTCACTAAGGTCTGTCGCAGGCAGAGGGTGGACATGAACCTGCTGTTCCTAAACATCAAAGTGAGACGAGCTCAGCTGCTCAGTGACTCATTGGACGAG CTGACGAGGAAACGCTGTGATCTGAAGAAGAAGCTGCGTGTGACCTTTGTCGGGGAGGCGGGGCTTGACATGGGCGGTCTGACCAAGGAGTGGTTCCTGCTGCTGGTGCGGCAAATATTTCATACAGACTACG gtatGTTCACCTACATGAAGGACTCTCACTGCCACTGGTTCAGCAGCTGGAAATGTGACAACTACTCTGAGTTTACACTGGTGGGAACT CTCATGGGTCTGGCCGTCTATAACTGCATTGCTCTGGACATCCACTTCCCTCTCTACTGCTACAG GAAGCTCCTGGCTCCTCCCACTGTGCCATGTGACCAAAACACCTTGGTGGGAATGGCCACGCCCACTCTGGACGACCTGCAGCAGATCATGCCT gacttGTCCCGTGGTCTGTCTGAGCTGCTGAGCTATGAGGGAAACGTGGAGGAGGATTTCTACATCAGCTTCCAG GTGTCTCAGGAGGAAATGGGTGTGGTCAAGTCTTACAACCTCAAACCTGGAGGAGACAAAATCCCGGTGACCAAACACAACAGGaagg AGTTTGTTCAGCTCTACGTTGACTTCCTGCTCAATAAATCCATTTATAAACAGTTTGCTGCTTTCTACCACGGCTTCCACAGCGTGTGTGCGTCTGACGCCCTcatg ttgttgcGTCCTGAGGAGGTGGAGATGTTGGTGTGTGGTAGTCCTGACCTGGACATGAATTCTCTTCAGAAAGTTGCTCAGTACGAAGGATTCACAAAGACTGACGTGACCGTACG GTGTTTCTGGGACGTGGTGCTGGTTTTTCCTCCAGAGCTGCAGAAGAAACTCCTTCATTTCACCACAGGAAGTGATCGCGTTCCTGTCGGAGGATTAACTGAACTCAACTTTAAAATATCCAGGATCGACGTTCCTACAGACTG gttGCCCATCTCTCACACCTGCTTCAATCAGATCTGTTTACCTCCGTATCGAACACGGAAAGAgttaaaacacaaactgaccATCGCCATTTCTAACGCAGAGGGATTTGGACtggagtga
- the hectd2 gene encoding probable E3 ubiquitin-protein ligase HECTD2 isoform X2 — translation MDRERLPPIYSSAGLGRGAKQPFPTLGTFLSTLSHRRDAGGRGLGSTFMGTSGIRHGGELPPISCGVRQKQRVSIDTLPPEVRAPFPSEPIIPLRTKTSREFLEDMERAIQSSDWREVRDFYLTTFDSFIEINAAFKREANTSFNTTEDSGVNAKFLNVVYDALLNTPQDIQKSVLKGIINSLLREWKGPRTKDDLRAYFILVQNPQYSSTSTFVIFAHLLRQISALCEADHHFLVHWLKKLSPRRFRTLVERLLQFISTRLFPAEPDDLPPLSKCSWWIPSATKVLSLFNAANSVSSPPIMPFTDFYNITLEHMDFMEEYRTWQNYGNSSRFSFCQFPFILSAVVKKAIIQKDSEQQMISQARLSLVTKVCRRQRVDMNLLFLNIKVRRAQLLSDSLDELTRKRCDLKKKLRVTFVGEAGLDMGGLTKEWFLLLVRQIFHTDYGMFTYMKDSHCHWFSSWKCDNYSEFTLVGTLMGLAVYNCIALDIHFPLYCYRKLLAPPTVPCDQNTLVGMATPTLDDLQQIMPDLSRGLSELLSYEGNVEEDFYISFQVSQEEMGVVKSYNLKPGGDKIPVTKHNRKEFVQLYVDFLLNKSIYKQFAAFYHGFHSVCASDALMELSTQCVLVDDVTVLASVTFLL, via the exons ATGGACAGAGAGCGGCTCCCACCCATCTACAGCTCAGCG GGTTTGGGACGAGGGGCGAAGCAGCCTTTTCCAACTCTAGGAACCTTCTTATCTACGCTGAGCCACAGGAGGGACgcaggtgggcggggcttaggcAGCACCTTCATGGGAACGTCAGGAATCAGACATG GGGGCGAGCTTCCTCCAATCAGCTGTGGCGTTCGTCAGAAGCAGCGTGTGTCCATCGATACGTTGCCTCCAGAGGTCAGAGCTCCGTTTCCCTCTGAGCCCATCATTCCTCTGAGGACCAAAACCAGCAGGGAGTTCCt agaggACATGGAGCGTGCCATCCAATCATCTGACTGGAGGGAGGTCAGGGACTTTTATCTGACCACCTTTGACTCGTTTATAGAAATCAACGCCGCCTTCAAG CGAGAGGCCAACACATCCTTTAACACTACGGAGGACTCGGGGGTTAACGCCAAGTTCCTCAACGTTGTTTATGACGCGCTGCTCAACACG CCTCAGGACATTCAGAAGTCTGTGCTGAAAGGAATCATCAACAGTCTGCTGAGGGAGTGGAAAGG GCCGCGCACTAAGGACGACCTGCGAGCATACTTCATTCTGGTTCAG AACCCTCAGTATTCCAGCACCAGTACGTTTGTGATCTTTGCTCACCTGCTGAGGCAGATCTCTGCTCTGTGTGAGGCCGATCATCACTTCCTGGTTCACTGGCTCAAGAA gctGTCCCCGCGGCGCTTCAGGACCCTGGTAGAGCGCCTCCTACAGTTCATTTCCACGCGGCTGTTCCCAGCAGAGCCTGATGACCTCCCCCCGCTGTCCAAGTGCTCCTGGTGGATCCCCTCAGCCACTAAGGTCCTCAGCCTGTTCA ATGCAGCCAACAGCGTGTCATCTCCTCCCATAATGCCGTTCACCGACTTCTACAACATCACCCTGGAGCACATGGACTTCATGGAGGAGTACCGGACCTGGCAGAACTACGGCAACTCCAGCAG gttCTCCTTCTGCCAGTTTCCCTTCATCCTGTCGGCGGTGGTGAAGAAAGCCATTATTCAAAAAGACTCGGAGCAGCAGATGATCAGCCAGGCCAGG ctgAGCCTGGTCACTAAGGTCTGTCGCAGGCAGAGGGTGGACATGAACCTGCTGTTCCTAAACATCAAAGTGAGACGAGCTCAGCTGCTCAGTGACTCATTGGACGAG CTGACGAGGAAACGCTGTGATCTGAAGAAGAAGCTGCGTGTGACCTTTGTCGGGGAGGCGGGGCTTGACATGGGCGGTCTGACCAAGGAGTGGTTCCTGCTGCTGGTGCGGCAAATATTTCATACAGACTACG gtatGTTCACCTACATGAAGGACTCTCACTGCCACTGGTTCAGCAGCTGGAAATGTGACAACTACTCTGAGTTTACACTGGTGGGAACT CTCATGGGTCTGGCCGTCTATAACTGCATTGCTCTGGACATCCACTTCCCTCTCTACTGCTACAG GAAGCTCCTGGCTCCTCCCACTGTGCCATGTGACCAAAACACCTTGGTGGGAATGGCCACGCCCACTCTGGACGACCTGCAGCAGATCATGCCT gacttGTCCCGTGGTCTGTCTGAGCTGCTGAGCTATGAGGGAAACGTGGAGGAGGATTTCTACATCAGCTTCCAG GTGTCTCAGGAGGAAATGGGTGTGGTCAAGTCTTACAACCTCAAACCTGGAGGAGACAAAATCCCGGTGACCAAACACAACAGGaagg AGTTTGTTCAGCTCTACGTTGACTTCCTGCTCAATAAATCCATTTATAAACAGTTTGCTGCTTTCTACCACGGCTTCCACAGCGTGTGTGCGTCTGACGCCCTcatg gagctGAGCACACAGTGTGTTTTGGTAGATGATGTCACTGTGTTAGCGTCAGTTACATTCCTGCTTTAA